The Lonchura striata isolate bLonStr1 chromosome 7, bLonStr1.mat, whole genome shotgun sequence genome window below encodes:
- the LOC110469886 gene encoding hexokinase HKDC1: MLAVHLLAFHFTKLKEDQIKKVDRYLSQLRLSDDVLLDVTARFQAEMGKGLARDTRPMAAVKMLPSLVRSLPDGSEKGDFLALDLGGSQFHVHWVKVFDDGKQSSQLESKSYPPPKEVMQGNGAELFDYIADCLSDFMETKNLKHKKLPLGFTFSFPCKQTKLEEGVLLAWTKHFRVRGVQDTDVVSSLRRALQKHQDIDVDVLALVNDTVGTMMTCGYDDQRCEVGLIIGTGTNACYMEEMRHIDLVEGDEGRMCINTEWGAFGDDGALDDLRTEFDRELDLGSLNPGKQLFEKMISSLYLGELVRLILLKMTKEGLLFNGKVSTALLTKGKIEMKHVSAMEKYKEGLSNTKEILTELKLFPSEEDCVAAQHVCSVVSSRSAKLCAAALAAILTRLRENKKLLRMRTTVGIDGGLYKTHPKLAGRLRRAVRRLAPACEVRFLPSQGGSGRGAAVVAAAARRLAAQRRRLDAALAALRLPPAILRELRDKMRAELEHGLKRETQAQATVKMLPTYVCGMPDGTEKGKFLALDLGGTNFRVLLVKIKSGRRRSVQMYNKIFAIPLEIMQGTGEELFDHIVQCTADFLEYMGIKGARLPLGFTFSFPCRQTSIDKGTLVGWTKGFKATDCEGEDVVDMLREAIRRRNEFDLDIVAVVNDTVGTMMTCGYEDPNCEIGLIAGTGTNVCYMEDMKNIEIVEGNEGKMCINTEWGAFGDNGCIDYIRTKYDREVDEGSLNPGKQRYEKMTSGMYLGEIVRQILIDLTKQGLLFRGHISESLRKKGIFETKFLSQIESDRLALPQLRRILQQLGLDSTCEDSIVVKEVCAAVSTRAAQLCGAGLAAVVEKKRENRGVERLQITVGADGTLYKLHPHFSRILQETVKELAPQCDVTFMLSEDGSGKGAALITAVAKRLHNVGQK, encoded by the exons ATGTTGGCTGTCCACTTGCTAGCTTTCCATTTCACAAAGCTAAAAGAGGATCAAATAAAAAAG gtGGACAGGTACCTGTCCCAGCTGCGCCTCTCCGACGATGTCCTGCTGGATGTCACGGCTCGCTTCCAGGCCGAgatggggaaggggctggcCAGAGACACACGCCCCATGGCAGCGGTGAAAATGCTGCCCTCGTTGGTGCGCTCGCTGCCCGATGGCTCAG agaagGGTGACTTCCTTGCGCTGGACCTGGGCGGCTCCCAGTTTCATGTCCACTGGGTGAAGGTGTTTGATGATGGGAAGCAGAGCAGCCAGCTGGAGAGCAAGTCCTACCCCCCACCCAAGGAGGTCATGCAGGGGAACGGAGCCGAG CTCTTTGATTACATTGCTGACTGTCTGTCAGACTTCATGGAGACCAAAAACCTGAAGCATAAGAAGTTACCTCTTGGATTTACGTTTTCTTTTCCATGCAAACAGACCAAGCTGGAGGAG GGGGTTCTTCTTGCGTGGACAAAACACTTCAGGGTCCGAGGAGTTCAGGACACAGACGTGGTGAGCTCTCTGCGCAGGGCCCTCCAGAAGCACCAG GACATAGATGTTGATGTTCTGGCACTGGTCAATGATACGGTGGGAACCATGATGACTTGTGGATATGATGACCAGCGCTGTGAAGTTGGACTCATAATTG GGACTGGCACCAACGCCTGCTACATGGAGGAGATGAGGCACATCGACCTGGTGGAGGGGGACGAGGGCAGGATGTGCATTAACACGGAGTGGGGGGCCTTCGGAGACGACGGTGCTTTGGATGATCTCCGCACAGAGTTCGATCGGGAGCTGGATCTGGGATCTCTCAACCCTGGAAAACAATT GTTTGAGAAGATGATCAGCAGCCTGTATTTGGGGGAACTTGTGAGACTCATTCTCCTAAAAATGACAAAGGAAGGTCTGCTCTTCAATGGGAAAGTGTCGACAGCTCTGCTTACTAAGGGCAAGATTGAAATGAAACATGTGTCTGCAATGGAAAA GTACAAGGAAGGCCTGAGCAACACAAAAGAGATCCTTACAGAGCTGAAGCTGTTTCCCTCGGAGGAGGACTGTGTTGCTGCTCAGCACGTCTGCTCCGTTGTTTCCTCCCGCTCGGCCAAGCTCTGCGCTGCCGCCTTGGCAGCCATCCTCACCCGGCTCCGGGAGAACAAGAAGCTGCTGAGGATGCGCACCACTGTTGGGATTGATGGGGGGCTCTACAAAACCCACCCCAA GTTGGCGGGCCGCCTGCGCCGGGCGGTGCGGAGGCTGGCGCCCGCGTGCGAGGTGCGGTTCCTGCCGTCGCAgggcggcagcggccgggggGCCGCGGTGgtcgcggcggcggcgcgcagGCTGGCGGCCCAGCGCCGGCGCCTCGACGCCGCGCTCGCGGCCCTCCGGCTGCCCCCCGCCATCCTCCGGGAGCTGAGGGACAAGAtgagggctgagctggagcacgGGCTCAAGAGAGAGACGCAAGCCCAGGCCACGGTGAAGATGCTGCCCACGTACGTCTGTGGGATGCCAGATGGAACAG AGAAAGGAAAGTTCCTTGCCCTTGACCTCGGTGGCACAAATTTCAGGGTTCTGTTGGTCAAAATCAAAAGTGGGAGAAGAAGATCAGTGCAAATGTATAACAAAATCTTTGCCATTCCTTTGGAGATCATGCAAGGGACAGGAGAAGAG cTCTTTGACCATATTGTCCAGTGCACAGCAGACTTTCTGGAGTATATGGGGATTAAAGGTGCTCGTCTTCCTCTGGGCTtcaccttctccttcccctgcagGCAAACCAGCATTGACAAG GGAACGCTTGTGGGATGGACAAAAGGATTCAAGGCAACAGACTGTGAGGGGGAAGATGTTGTTGATATGCTAAGAGAGGCTATCAGGAGAAGAAAT GAGTTTGACTTGGACATTGTAGCCGTGGTGAACGACACTGTTGGGACCATGATGACTTGTGGCTATGAGGATCCAAACTGTGAGATTGGCCTTATTGCAG GAACAGGCACCAATGTTTGCTACATGGAGGACATGAAAAACATAGAAATAGTGGAagggaatgaaggaaaaatgtgCATTAATACAGAATGGGGAGCATTTGGTGACAATGGCTGCATTGACTACATCAGGACAAAATATGATAGAGAAGTAGATGAAGGCTCATTAAACCCAGGGAAACAGAG GTATGAAAAAATGACCAGTGGAATGTACCTAGGTGAAATAGTAAGGCAAATTTTGATTGACTTAACCAAACAAGGGCTGCTGTTCAGAGGACATATTTCGGAATCTCTCAGGAAAAAAGGcatatttgaaacaaaattcCTGTCTCAGATTGAGAG CGACCGGCTCGCCCTCCCGCAGCTGCGGCgcatcctgcagcagctgggcctGGACAGCACCTGTGAGGACAGCATCGTGGTCAAGGAGGTGTGTGCAGCTGTTTCAACAAgagctgcccagctctgtggggcagggctggctgctgtTGTGGAGAAGAAGAGGGAGAACCGAGGCGTGGAGCGCTTGCAAATCACTGTTGGAGCAGATGGGACTCTGTACAAGCTCCATCCGCA tTTTTCTAGGATCCTGCAGGAAACAGTGAAGGAGCTGGCCCCTCAGTGTGATGTGACTTTTATGCTTTCTGAAGATGGAAGTGGGAAGGGAGCTGCCCTCATTACTGCAGTTGCAAAAAGATTGCATAATGTTGGACAGAAGTAG